The Tautonia plasticadhaerens nucleotide sequence CGGATTGCCTGCTGATGCTCGGCTGCTTCATGACCGACATCAACCTCGGCATCTTCACCGCCAAGCTCGACCCGTCCCGCTGCATCGACGCGACGAGCGAGGACCTGCGGATCCGGCACCATCACTACCGAGAGGTCCGGCTGGACGACTTCCTCCGGGGGCTCCGGGCCCGGGGGCTCGTGCTCGACGCCCCGGGGCCGCCGCCCCGGCCGATGCCCGTCGAATCGTGGGCCGCGAGGCCCGGCGAGCCGATGACCTCGGCCCGGCTGTTCGCCCGGCTCAACGGGCTGATCGACGAGAACTTCATGGTCATCGCCGACATCGGCGACTCGCTGTTCGGCTCGGCCGACCTGAGGATCAGCCGGCGGACCGAGTTCCTCAGCCCGGCCTACTATACCTCGATGGGGTTCGCCGTGCCGGCCTCCGTCGGGGCCGGCCTGGCGAACCGGGGGCTCCGGCCCCTGGTGATCGTGGGGGACGGCGCCTTCCAGATGACCGGCATGGAGCTGTCGACCGCCGTCCGCAACGGCCTGGCGCCGATCGTCGTCGTTCTGAACAACAAGGGGTACACGACCGAGCGGTTCATCCTCGACGGGCCGTTCAACGACATCCTGGACTGGGCGTACCACCGGCTTCCGGAGCTGCTGGGCGCCGGGCTCGGCCTGGAGGCCCGCACCGAGGACGAGCTGGACGACGCCCTGTCCCGGGCCGTCGCCCACAACTCCGGCTTCAGCCTGATCAACGTCCACCTCGACCCGATGGACCGGAGCCCCGCCCTGGAGCGTCTGGCCGAGCGGCTGGCGAGCAAGGTCTGAGCCGTGCCCGGGTGGACGGTCAACGGACGAGGCCGGGCCGCCCCCCGGGGGAGCGGTCCGGCCTCGACGGCATCCGTCGGGAGTATCGGCCTCAGACCCGTCGGGCCCTGAGCGCGGCGAGCTGGGCCCGGAGCCCGGTGGCGCCGGGCGCCCGGAACTCGCCCAGGGGGATCGTCCGGACGCCGTGGTTGATCGAGCCCGTCCGCTCCCCGACCTTGAATCGGCCCCGGGTGAAGACTTCCTTGGGCAGGGTGTAGATGCCCCGGTTGCCGTGCTTGCTGGCCGCGAAGTTGCGGTCGACCGCCTGATCCGGGAAGAAGAAGTTCCGGGTCCTCAGCGCGAAGCCGGGCCGGGAGAGGAACTGCTGGTAGGTCGCCCGGGAGAACGGCAGGGGCCGGTAGAAGGGCAGCCCGGAGAGGGCCTCCGGCGTGGGGGCCAGGGCCTCGCCGTAGGCCGGGGCCGCGGCATTCGGCGGCGGGAAGCCGATGTTGGCGACGCCGGACGCACCCCCGCCGGGCGGCGGCGGCGGCGGCGGCGGGGGAGGCGGCGGGGGCGTCGGGGTGGCCAGGTCGACGAACGAGCCTTCGATGACGAAGGCGCCGCCGGAAAATGAGGTGCCGTTGGCTGCGCTGTTATAGACGGGGTTGTCCAGCGGCGCCCCGACGATGAAGTCGCCGAAGTCGTCGTTGTCGACGGTGATCGTGGGCGTGAACGGCGAGGCGTTGAAGGGGGACGTGCCCGAGACGCTCGTGCCGAGGTACGCGGTCACGGACCCGGGCCCGGTCCGGAAGTTCTGGGCGCCGAGGAACCGGGAGACGGGCGGGTTGGTCGGAGTGGTGTTCCGGGACCTCGACTCCGTGTTAGCGAAGACGTCGAGGGGGACCAGCACTGGGACTTCCTGCCCGGTGCCGGCGACGAGGTAGACCGCCCCCCGCCGGTTCTGGCCGCCGAAGCCCGGGGCCCCGATGAGCAGCTCCGGCAGGGCGTCGTTGTTCATCGTGATGGTCACGCCGACCGACGCACCGGTCAGGTCCCCGGGGTTCGCCCCGGCGAAGGTGACCGTTCGGAGGACATCGGGTTCGATCGAGCCGATCGTGAAGATCCGCTCGTCGATCGGGGGCCTGGTCTCGTTGCCGTAGACGAGGGTGGCGATCCCGACGGAGTTCCCGAAGCCGGGGGCCCCGAAGATGAGGTCGAAGTTGCCGTCGCCGTCGTAATCCCCCGCCGTCGAGACGTCGTACCCGACCAGGTCGCCGTTGTTGACGCCCGCGAACACCAGGCCCTCGATCAGCGTGTCGTTGTCCTGCGTGAGGTTGAGCTGCCCCAGCGAGTAGAAGGGGACGGCGGTGGTGCCGAACTGATTGAGCAGGTCGCTCGCCCCAAAGATCAGGTACGTGCGGCCCTGCCCCAGGACGCCGCCGAGGGGAGCGGGGGCGCCGATGAGGAGGTCGCCGTTGGAGGCGTCGTTGTCGACGTTCCCCGCCCGGGCCAGCGAGAATCCGGCCTGGCTGCCGGCGGCGGCCCCGGCGAAGAGGATGCCCCGGTCGTCCCCGGCGATCGTGCCGAAGTCGTCGAGGGAGATCGTGGCGGGGGGGTCGACCGGGAAAATGTCGCCGCTGAGCAGGAAGACGCCGCCGTTGTCGACGATGACCTGGCCCTGGGCCAGCGGGATGTCGGCCAGCGGCGCCCCGATCGCCAGGTCGGGGATGCCGTCGGCAATCACGTCGCCGGCCTGGGAGATCGCCTGGCCGAACCGGGAGGCGACCAGACCGGTGGGCGGGGTGATGATGGTGAAATCCAGGTTCGGGTCGATGCCCGAGGGCTGGTCGAAGTCGACGTCCCTCGCCCCTTCCGGCAGGCCGGAGATGGTCGAGGAGCCGTAAATGACGTAGACCCGGCCCGAATCGCCGTTGGCGCCCGGGGCCCCGATCAGGATGTCGGCGAACCCGTCCCGGTTGATGTCGCCGGCCGCCCCGACGGAGGCGCCGAACTCGTCGTCGTTGGTGGCGCTGGTCCGGAACGTGACGCCGTTGAAGGCGTAGATGTCGCCGCCGGCGTTGTCGGCCGGGTCGACCGTGGCCGGCCTGGGGCTGGTCTGCTGGGCGTTGCCGAGCTGCTGGAGGTCTGCGACCCGGTTGTTCTGCGCGGTGATCGAATCGTCTTCGACGTCGAAGGTGTTCGTCAGCTCGAGGTAATCGATATCGGCGTCCGCCGGGTTGGCCGACTGCGACCCGAAGACCAGGAAGACCTGACCGGTGCCCTCGGTGACGACGGGGATGCCGGTCTGCGCCGAGATGGAGACGCTGGTCGGGGCGCCGATGACGAAGTCGTTGAAGCCGTCGCCGTTGACGTCCCCCACGAAGGTCACGTCGAAGCCGGTGTCCAGCCCCGTCGTCGAGGGGATCGTGAACTGGACCCCGAGCGGCTGCTGGGGCTGGACGGGGGTGTCGTTCGGGTCGGTCGGGATGCCGTCGATGAAGGGGGGCGGAGGGGTCGTGTCGTCGGTGGGGGCGTCGAACACGCCGTTGTCGAGCGGGAAGTTGGTGAGCAGATCACGCCGCTCCAGCGGGGTGACGCCGACGCGGAG carries:
- a CDS encoding integrin alpha; the encoded protein is MTSRRGRSRSLRVGVTPLERRDLLTNFPLDNGVFDAPTDDTTPPPPFIDGIPTDPNDTPVQPQQPLGVQFTIPSTTGLDTGFDVTFVGDVNGDGFNDFVIGAPTSVSISAQTGIPVVTEGTGQVFLVFGSQSANPADADIDYLELTNTFDVEDDSITAQNNRVADLQQLGNAQQTSPRPATVDPADNAGGDIYAFNGVTFRTSATNDDEFGASVGAAGDINRDGFADILIGAPGANGDSGRVYVIYGSSTISGLPEGARDVDFDQPSGIDPNLDFTIITPPTGLVASRFGQAISQAGDVIADGIPDLAIGAPLADIPLAQGQVIVDNGGVFLLSGDIFPVDPPATISLDDFGTIAGDDRGILFAGAAAGSQAGFSLARAGNVDNDASNGDLLIGAPAPLGGVLGQGRTYLIFGASDLLNQFGTTAVPFYSLGQLNLTQDNDTLIEGLVFAGVNNGDLVGYDVSTAGDYDGDGNFDLIFGAPGFGNSVGIATLVYGNETRPPIDERIFTIGSIEPDVLRTVTFAGANPGDLTGASVGVTITMNNDALPELLIGAPGFGGQNRRGAVYLVAGTGQEVPVLVPLDVFANTESRSRNTTPTNPPVSRFLGAQNFRTGPGSVTAYLGTSVSGTSPFNASPFTPTITVDNDDFGDFIVGAPLDNPVYNSAANGTSFSGGAFVIEGSFVDLATPTPPPPPPPPPPPPPGGGASGVANIGFPPPNAAAPAYGEALAPTPEALSGLPFYRPLPFSRATYQQFLSRPGFALRTRNFFFPDQAVDRNFAASKHGNRGIYTLPKEVFTRGRFKVGERTGSINHGVRTIPLGEFRAPGATGLRAQLAALRARRV